Proteins co-encoded in one Halorussus vallis genomic window:
- a CDS encoding aldehyde dehydrogenase family protein has protein sequence MRQLYIDGEWVDAESGEGIEVESPVDGEVIDTVPDASAQDVRKAVEAARRAERELQEMTAFERAAVLDEVTDYFEEHEDEIAELITREEGKPLHESYEETEYVIESSDDYAHDAIRLFGDVVPSEFRGRFAYTQREPYGPCAVISPWNFPLEVPGGSIYSAIATANPVVFKPAEETPLTAYHIAKAFDQSSLPDGAFNLVTGAGETGQSLVEHQDIRLIAFTGSTEVGQQIARTAADRNAQCLLEMGGKDPILVLDDADVDHAAESIVMGSNWNAGQVCCGTERVIATEGVHDELVDAVVEKTEALELGDPFEEGTDVGPMVSERIQRKVKDHVDAAVEQGGKLLTGGGTDGLFFDPAVVDGVTEEMDIAREETFGPVTPVISVDSYEEAIEVANRSRYGLQAAIFTDSLERAHDAANRLKAGGVFVNETNNYWERLLPFGGYGESGSGGRYGSKWHLEAMTQTKAVMMNYKDY, from the coding sequence ATGAGACAGCTCTACATAGACGGCGAATGGGTCGACGCCGAGTCCGGCGAGGGCATCGAGGTCGAATCGCCCGTCGACGGCGAGGTCATCGACACCGTCCCCGATGCGTCCGCCCAGGACGTACGGAAGGCGGTCGAAGCCGCGCGGCGCGCCGAGCGCGAACTCCAGGAGATGACCGCGTTCGAACGCGCGGCGGTGCTCGACGAGGTGACCGACTACTTCGAGGAGCACGAGGACGAGATCGCCGAGCTCATCACCCGAGAGGAGGGGAAACCGCTCCACGAGTCCTACGAAGAAACCGAGTACGTCATCGAGTCGAGCGACGACTACGCCCACGACGCCATCCGGCTGTTCGGCGACGTGGTTCCCTCGGAGTTCCGGGGCCGGTTCGCCTACACCCAGCGCGAACCCTACGGCCCCTGTGCGGTCATCAGCCCGTGGAACTTCCCGCTGGAGGTGCCGGGTGGCTCCATCTACTCGGCCATCGCCACCGCGAACCCCGTGGTGTTCAAGCCCGCCGAGGAGACGCCGCTGACCGCCTACCACATCGCGAAGGCGTTCGACCAGTCGAGTCTCCCGGACGGGGCGTTCAACCTCGTCACGGGCGCGGGCGAAACCGGCCAGTCGCTGGTCGAACACCAGGATATCCGGCTCATCGCGTTCACCGGGAGCACGGAGGTCGGCCAGCAGATCGCCAGGACCGCGGCCGACCGAAACGCCCAGTGCCTGCTGGAGATGGGCGGCAAGGACCCCATCCTCGTACTCGACGACGCCGACGTCGACCACGCCGCCGAGAGCATCGTGATGGGGAGCAACTGGAACGCCGGCCAGGTCTGCTGCGGCACCGAGCGCGTCATCGCCACCGAAGGCGTCCACGACGAACTCGTCGACGCGGTGGTCGAGAAGACCGAGGCGCTCGAACTCGGCGACCCCTTCGAGGAGGGGACCGACGTCGGCCCGATGGTGTCCGAGCGCATCCAGCGGAAGGTCAAGGACCACGTCGACGCCGCGGTCGAGCAGGGCGGGAAACTGCTGACTGGCGGCGGCACCGACGGACTGTTCTTCGACCCGGCGGTCGTCGACGGCGTGACCGAGGAGATGGACATCGCCCGCGAGGAGACGTTCGGGCCGGTGACGCCCGTCATCTCCGTCGACAGCTACGAGGAGGCCATCGAGGTGGCCAACCGGTCGCGGTACGGCCTCCAGGCCGCCATCTTCACCGACTCGCTCGAGCGGGCGCACGACGCGGCGAATCGGCTCAAGGCGGGCGGCGTGTTCGTCAACGAGACCAACAACTACTGGGAGCGACTGCTCCCGTTCGGCGGCTACGGCGAGAGCGGGTCGGGCGGCCGGTACGGCAGCAAGTGGCACCTCGAAGCGATGACCCAGACGAAGGCGGTCATGATGAACTACAAGGATTACTGA
- a CDS encoding saccharopine dehydrogenase family protein: protein MKVAALGGCGAMGRATSWELATNDAVDDLLIADADVDAAEEFADELPGDVDTARVDVTDHDALVEVLADADVVANALPYAFNLDVMEACLEADAHYLDLGGLYHKTQDQLELDEAFDKADLTAVLGIGASPGLTNVAAAWGASHLDRVDAVHIRTGAKGGGEGFAYSAKTILDELTMNPIVWEGGEYEELEPLSGRETYTMPDPVGEVEGFHSIHSELATMPYTFEGVETVDFRVAFSPDLVDICDVLIGLNLTSEEEIEFEGATFSPREFLDWHLDRQPKPGAVEEWKSFRVDVTGEEDGADAHYRYEVVVESRLDDWGLKATAVWTGVPMGIAAEVVGRGEALDTGAKPPEELLAPEDFVDELRERDIDIRETRVE, encoded by the coding sequence ATGAAGGTAGCTGCACTCGGTGGCTGCGGCGCGATGGGCCGGGCCACCTCCTGGGAACTGGCGACGAACGACGCGGTAGACGACCTGCTCATCGCCGATGCCGACGTCGACGCCGCCGAGGAGTTCGCCGACGAACTCCCCGGCGACGTCGACACCGCGAGGGTCGACGTGACCGACCACGACGCGCTCGTGGAAGTACTCGCGGACGCCGACGTGGTGGCGAACGCGCTCCCCTACGCGTTCAACCTCGACGTGATGGAGGCCTGCCTGGAAGCCGACGCCCACTACCTCGACCTGGGCGGCCTCTACCACAAGACACAGGACCAACTCGAACTGGACGAGGCGTTCGACAAGGCGGACCTGACCGCCGTCCTCGGCATCGGCGCGAGTCCCGGCCTGACGAACGTCGCGGCCGCGTGGGGCGCGAGCCACCTCGACCGGGTCGACGCGGTCCACATCCGAACCGGCGCGAAGGGCGGCGGCGAGGGGTTCGCCTACTCGGCGAAGACCATCCTGGACGAACTCACGATGAACCCCATCGTCTGGGAGGGCGGCGAGTACGAGGAGCTAGAACCGCTCTCGGGCCGCGAGACGTACACCATGCCCGACCCCGTCGGCGAAGTCGAGGGGTTCCACAGCATCCACTCCGAACTGGCGACGATGCCATACACCTTCGAGGGCGTCGAGACGGTCGACTTCCGGGTGGCGTTCTCGCCCGACCTCGTCGATATCTGCGACGTGCTCATCGGCCTGAACCTCACGAGCGAGGAGGAGATCGAGTTCGAGGGCGCGACGTTCAGCCCCCGGGAGTTCCTCGACTGGCACCTCGACCGCCAGCCCAAACCCGGCGCGGTCGAGGAGTGGAAGTCGTTCCGCGTCGACGTGACCGGCGAAGAGGACGGCGCGGACGCCCACTACCGGTACGAAGTCGTCGTCGAGTCCCGACTCGACGACTGGGGCCTGAAGGCCACCGCCGTCTGGACCGGCGTCCCGATGGGCATCGCGGCCGAAGTGGTCGGTCGCGGGGAGGCGCTCGACACCGGCGCGAAACCCCCCGAGGAACTGCTCGCCCCCGAGGATTTCGTCGACGAACTCCGCGAGCGCGACATCGACATCCGGGAGACGAGGGTGGAGTGA
- a CDS encoding CoA-acylating methylmalonate-semialdehyde dehydrogenase, which translates to MTDLTPISPVERARNYAAGEWRDPAGNDEADVVNPATNETIAVTPFSDESDVDEAVRAADEAFETWSRKPVEERIQPLFELKRLLEENQDDLAEVLVSEHGKTFAEAKGELRRGIENVEVACGIPSMMQAGHVQNAAPDIDETAVRQPLGVFAAITPFNFPGMIPLWFLPYAVATGNAFVLKPSERTPLTAVRILELVEAAGFPDGVVSLVHGGPDTVNGLLAHDDVVGASFVGSTPVARHVYETAAKHGKRVQAQGGAKNHVVVSESANLDFAVEQTVSSAFANSGQRCLANPVAVVEDAIYDEFADRVVEAAADLEVGSGLEDGTEMGPLITAEHADAVLDYVEVGVEEDATLLLDGRERDFSGAGNFLGPTVFGDVDPEATVACEEIFGPVLALIRAEDFDDALSIVNRSEYGNAASLFTERGGEARRFRHEVEAGNLGVNVGTAAPMAFFHFGGRKGSFFGDLHAQGDDMIRFYTDETVYIERWPSE; encoded by the coding sequence GTGACCGACCTCACACCGATTTCGCCGGTCGAGCGAGCGCGTAACTACGCCGCGGGCGAGTGGCGCGACCCCGCCGGGAACGACGAGGCCGACGTGGTGAATCCGGCGACCAACGAAACCATCGCGGTCACCCCCTTCAGCGACGAGTCCGACGTCGACGAGGCCGTCCGAGCCGCCGACGAGGCGTTCGAGACGTGGTCGCGAAAGCCCGTCGAGGAGCGAATCCAGCCGCTGTTCGAACTCAAACGACTGCTGGAGGAGAACCAGGACGACCTCGCGGAGGTGCTGGTGAGCGAACACGGCAAGACGTTCGCGGAGGCGAAGGGCGAACTCCGGCGGGGCATCGAGAACGTCGAGGTGGCCTGCGGCATCCCCTCGATGATGCAGGCCGGCCACGTCCAGAACGCCGCGCCCGACATCGACGAGACGGCGGTCCGCCAGCCGCTGGGCGTGTTCGCGGCGATAACGCCGTTCAACTTCCCCGGGATGATACCGCTGTGGTTCCTGCCGTACGCGGTGGCGACCGGCAACGCCTTCGTGCTCAAACCCAGCGAGCGCACGCCGCTGACGGCCGTTCGAATCCTCGAACTCGTCGAGGCGGCGGGCTTCCCCGACGGCGTCGTCAGTCTGGTCCACGGCGGTCCGGACACCGTGAACGGCCTGCTCGCCCACGACGACGTGGTGGGCGCGTCGTTCGTCGGGTCCACGCCCGTCGCGAGACACGTCTACGAAACCGCCGCGAAACACGGCAAACGCGTCCAGGCCCAGGGCGGCGCGAAGAACCACGTCGTGGTTTCGGAGTCGGCGAACCTCGACTTCGCGGTCGAACAGACCGTCTCCTCGGCGTTCGCCAACTCCGGCCAGCGGTGTCTCGCCAACCCGGTCGCGGTGGTCGAAGACGCCATCTACGACGAGTTCGCCGACCGAGTCGTCGAGGCGGCGGCCGACCTCGAAGTCGGTTCCGGACTCGAAGACGGCACCGAGATGGGGCCGCTCATCACCGCCGAACACGCCGACGCCGTGCTCGACTACGTCGAGGTCGGCGTCGAGGAGGACGCGACGCTGCTGCTCGACGGCCGCGAGCGCGACTTCTCCGGGGCGGGCAACTTCCTCGGGCCGACGGTGTTCGGCGACGTCGACCCGGAGGCGACCGTCGCCTGCGAGGAGATCTTCGGGCCGGTGCTCGCGCTGATTCGGGCCGAGGACTTCGACGACGCCCTCTCGATAGTGAACCGCAGCGAGTACGGTAACGCCGCCAGCCTGTTCACCGAGCGCGGCGGCGAGGCCCGGCGGTTCCGCCACGAGGTCGAGGCGGGCAACCTCGGGGTCAACGTCGGCACGGCCGCGCCGATGGCGTTCTTCCACTTTGGCGGGCGCAAGGGGTCGTTCTTCGGCGACCTCCACGCCCAGGGCGACGATATGATTCGGTTCTACACCGACGAGACGGTGTACATCGAACGCTGGCCCTCGGAGTGA
- a CDS encoding aldehyde ferredoxin oxidoreductase family protein — MLHSEGPLLTIDVGERETTTEDIDDVLASFVGGRGVGTKLAHDRIPFDADPLGPDNRLFFTTGPMQMSNMSFTGRMNATGVSPLTGGLLSSNAGGFMSRNFADTGYSAVEVRGESDDLVVLHVTDEGVEFEEVGDLEGATVPETCEYVEETRGLSSEHVACIGPAGENRVRFASIMTTEERAFGRGGLGAVLGAKNVKAVTFEGDSRPEVEVPATQMEIHREAATTDHIMKRQGTVAVMDMANEIDGLPSYYFSEQSFEGADGINGDSVEEKKYKKGTCSACAFACKLPTRDEEAGVETEGPEFETAMAFGSNAGIDDIVDVMKSNELCDRYGLDTISAGNTVSAYLASEDAFGDEELILETVEKIAHREGVGDLLAEGIDRAHEELGVENFTVKGMDFAAHEGRVLHGQGLSYAVANRGGDHMYATFYSVEYPLVPQDEAMDPEGLEGKPERLVERENLMALNDAGVVCKFSRDFMSPERYEALFGADFEELLEMGERVVEMERHFNNQRGIARDADRLPYDIPGIEEALDEYYAVRGWNEDGTVPDAKLSDGSGAASADD, encoded by the coding sequence ATGCTCCACAGCGAGGGCCCGCTGCTTACCATCGACGTGGGCGAGCGCGAGACGACCACCGAGGACATCGACGACGTGCTGGCGTCGTTCGTCGGGGGCCGGGGCGTCGGCACGAAACTAGCTCACGACCGGATTCCGTTCGACGCCGACCCGCTCGGCCCCGACAACCGCCTCTTCTTCACGACCGGGCCGATGCAGATGTCGAACATGAGTTTCACCGGTCGGATGAACGCCACCGGCGTCTCGCCGCTGACGGGCGGCCTGCTGTCGTCGAACGCCGGCGGATTCATGTCCCGGAACTTCGCCGACACCGGCTACTCCGCGGTCGAGGTTCGCGGAGAGAGCGACGACCTGGTGGTGCTCCACGTCACCGACGAGGGCGTCGAGTTCGAGGAGGTCGGCGACCTCGAAGGCGCGACGGTGCCCGAAACCTGCGAGTACGTCGAGGAGACTCGGGGGCTGAGTTCCGAGCACGTCGCCTGCATCGGGCCGGCCGGCGAGAACCGGGTCCGGTTCGCCTCCATCATGACCACCGAGGAGCGGGCGTTCGGCCGCGGCGGCCTCGGCGCGGTGCTGGGCGCCAAGAACGTCAAGGCGGTCACCTTCGAGGGCGACTCCCGGCCCGAGGTCGAGGTTCCCGCGACCCAGATGGAGATCCACCGCGAGGCCGCCACCACCGACCACATCATGAAACGCCAGGGGACGGTGGCGGTGATGGACATGGCCAACGAGATAGACGGCCTGCCCTCGTACTACTTCTCCGAGCAGTCGTTCGAGGGCGCCGACGGCATCAACGGCGACTCCGTCGAGGAGAAGAAGTACAAGAAGGGCACCTGCTCGGCCTGCGCGTTCGCGTGCAAGCTTCCGACCAGGGACGAGGAAGCGGGCGTCGAAACCGAAGGCCCCGAGTTCGAGACGGCGATGGCGTTCGGGTCCAACGCTGGCATCGACGACATCGTCGACGTGATGAAGTCCAACGAGTTGTGCGACCGCTACGGCCTGGACACCATCTCGGCCGGCAACACGGTTTCCGCGTACCTCGCCAGCGAGGACGCGTTCGGCGACGAGGAACTCATCCTCGAAACCGTCGAGAAGATCGCCCACCGCGAGGGCGTCGGCGACCTGCTGGCGGAGGGCATCGACCGCGCCCACGAGGAACTGGGCGTCGAGAACTTCACCGTCAAGGGCATGGACTTCGCCGCCCACGAAGGCCGCGTGCTCCACGGCCAGGGGCTCTCGTACGCCGTGGCCAACCGCGGCGGCGACCACATGTACGCGACCTTCTACTCGGTCGAGTACCCGCTGGTCCCCCAGGACGAGGCGATGGACCCCGAGGGGCTGGAGGGCAAGCCCGAGCGACTCGTCGAGCGCGAGAACCTGATGGCGCTCAACGACGCGGGCGTGGTCTGTAAGTTCTCGCGGGACTTCATGAGCCCCGAGCGCTACGAGGCGCTGTTCGGCGCGGACTTCGAGGAGTTGCTGGAGATGGGCGAACGCGTGGTCGAGATGGAGCGCCACTTCAACAACCAGCGCGGCATCGCCCGCGACGCCGACCGCCTGCCCTACGACATCCCCGGCATCGAGGAGGCGCTCGACGAGTACTACGCGGTCCGGGGCTGGAACGAGGACGGAACGGTGCCGGACGCGAAGCTCTCGGACGGCTCGGGTGCGGCGAGCGCCGACGACTGA
- a CDS encoding VOC family protein codes for MPIHGLHHVVLRIPNLAEAEAFYRELFDLDVLFREGTYEGTFGKVPDDLDWEDATARGVEPGMSFLGRDEFALALFEPEGEKDAEEGQPSRGSAARHSAELRSALLDHIALALDPDDRDAVRDRAADLDCEYEEKSDAVFVTDRYGVEWELNASSPPPQTPFDELDV; via the coding sequence ATGCCCATCCACGGCCTCCACCACGTCGTGTTGAGAATCCCGAACCTCGCCGAAGCCGAGGCGTTCTACCGCGAACTGTTCGACCTGGACGTGCTGTTCCGCGAGGGAACCTACGAGGGGACGTTCGGGAAGGTCCCGGACGACCTCGACTGGGAAGACGCGACCGCCAGGGGCGTCGAACCCGGCATGTCGTTTCTCGGCCGCGACGAGTTCGCGCTGGCGCTGTTCGAACCCGAAGGCGAGAAAGACGCCGAGGAGGGGCAGCCGTCTCGCGGCTCCGCCGCTCGACACTCCGCGGAACTTCGTTCCGCGCTACTGGACCACATCGCGCTCGCCCTCGACCCCGACGACAGGGACGCCGTCCGCGACCGGGCGGCCGACCTCGACTGCGAATACGAGGAGAAATCGGACGCCGTGTTCGTCACCGACCGCTACGGCGTCGAGTGGGAACTCAACGCCTCCTCGCCCCCGCCGCAGACCCCGTTCGACGAACTGGACGTGTAG
- a CDS encoding PQQ-dependent sugar dehydrogenase, giving the protein MSDEDAEKRTERERTDERERAEAEDRADDSAQPVDDVAEPIDVTDSDGVRDRANTSRRRILQGVAAGSLAGVTGFGSAQDTTTEQETTAGQETTTQAGGQRQSFFERGTEVGVQMVADGQLTAPTDFAVAQGQNQRQYVTDQTGQVYVITQNGLRDEPFMDITDRMVELGRFYGLYADAQQNYDERGLLGIDFHPNFQENRRFYLHYSAPPTDELRTINWDHIEVVSEFQATEDFSSGNPDSERQLLRIPSPQYNHDAGPMAFGPDGYLYVPMGDGGGANDNMYGHVPDWYEANTGGNGQDIVHNLLGDVLRIDVDSQGQNTPYGIPEDNPFAGEAPGRDEIYAYGFRNPFGISFDSQGNMFVADAGQNLWEEANVVERGGNYGWNVKEGTHCFSTERPSTPGAITDCPSNAPDQPYGGEPLRDPIVEFPHEYRGNPVGITVIGGHRYEQPTISGLQGKYVFGAWTEDPLREEPAGRILAAAPPQGFDGGGQTTGQTATEAGRTTPGGGGTTAEGGETTVQEAALQDETTTANGTATVEPAEGENVEKAPAETGTPGETTTAGGQENVPPEGPQVVPRDRLWDMEELVIRGGFDWFVRMFGRGADGEIYVLVNKRGVPEGDTGAVLKLVPPGQGDGSGAGQQTTTSQTTTGTAGTQTGGDTGEGGTTTDAAGDRSPALDDDLEKVAEDR; this is encoded by the coding sequence ATGAGCGACGAAGACGCAGAGAAACGAACAGAGCGAGAACGCACGGACGAACGAGAGCGGGCGGAGGCCGAGGACCGCGCGGACGATTCGGCGCAACCGGTCGACGACGTGGCCGAACCGATCGACGTGACGGATTCGGACGGCGTACGCGACCGGGCCAACACCTCGCGACGGCGAATCCTCCAGGGTGTCGCGGCGGGGTCGCTGGCCGGCGTCACCGGTTTCGGTAGCGCCCAAGACACGACTACCGAACAGGAGACGACCGCCGGCCAGGAGACGACGACCCAGGCCGGCGGCCAGCGCCAGAGCTTCTTCGAGCGCGGCACCGAAGTCGGCGTCCAGATGGTCGCCGACGGCCAGTTGACCGCGCCGACCGACTTCGCGGTCGCGCAGGGCCAGAACCAGCGCCAGTACGTCACCGACCAGACCGGCCAGGTGTACGTCATCACCCAGAACGGACTCCGCGACGAACCGTTCATGGACATCACCGACCGGATGGTTGAACTCGGCCGGTTCTACGGTCTGTACGCCGACGCCCAGCAGAACTACGACGAGCGCGGGTTGCTCGGTATCGACTTCCACCCGAACTTCCAGGAGAATCGGCGGTTCTACCTCCACTACAGCGCGCCGCCGACCGACGAACTCCGGACCATCAACTGGGACCACATCGAGGTCGTCTCGGAGTTCCAGGCGACCGAGGACTTCTCGTCGGGGAATCCGGACTCCGAGCGCCAACTGCTCCGGATTCCGTCGCCGCAGTACAACCACGACGCTGGCCCGATGGCGTTCGGCCCCGACGGCTACCTCTACGTCCCGATGGGCGACGGCGGCGGCGCGAACGACAACATGTACGGCCACGTCCCCGACTGGTACGAGGCCAACACGGGCGGCAACGGCCAGGACATCGTTCACAACCTGCTGGGCGACGTGCTCCGCATCGACGTGGATAGTCAGGGCCAGAACACGCCCTACGGCATCCCCGAGGACAACCCGTTCGCCGGGGAGGCGCCGGGCCGCGACGAGATATACGCCTACGGGTTCCGCAACCCGTTCGGTATCTCGTTCGACAGCCAGGGGAACATGTTCGTCGCCGACGCCGGCCAGAACCTCTGGGAGGAGGCGAACGTGGTCGAGCGCGGGGGCAACTACGGCTGGAACGTCAAGGAGGGTACCCACTGCTTCAGCACGGAACGGCCCAGCACTCCGGGCGCCATCACCGACTGTCCCTCGAACGCGCCCGACCAGCCCTACGGCGGCGAACCGCTTCGCGACCCCATCGTGGAGTTCCCCCACGAGTACCGGGGTAACCCCGTCGGTATCACCGTCATCGGGGGTCACCGCTACGAGCAGCCGACCATCTCCGGCCTCCAGGGTAAGTACGTCTTCGGCGCGTGGACCGAAGACCCGCTCCGGGAGGAACCCGCCGGGCGAATCCTGGCGGCGGCGCCCCCGCAGGGCTTCGACGGCGGGGGGCAGACGACGGGACAAACCGCGACCGAAGCCGGTAGGACGACCCCCGGAGGCGGTGGGACGACAGCCGAAGGCGGCGAGACGACGGTCCAGGAGGCCGCCCTTCAGGACGAGACGACCACCGCAAACGGAACCGCGACGGTCGAACCTGCCGAGGGGGAGAACGTCGAGAAGGCACCCGCGGAAACCGGCACGCCGGGCGAAACCACGACCGCCGGCGGTCAGGAGAACGTCCCGCCCGAGGGCCCGCAGGTCGTCCCGCGCGACCGACTCTGGGACATGGAGGAGCTCGTCATCCGCGGCGGGTTCGACTGGTTCGTCCGGATGTTCGGCCGCGGCGCCGACGGCGAGATCTACGTCCTCGTGAACAAGCGCGGCGTCCCCGAGGGCGACACCGGCGCGGTGCTGAAACTGGTGCCGCCGGGCCAGGGCGACGGAAGCGGTGCGGGCCAGCAGACGACGACCAGCCAAACGACCACGGGGACCGCCGGAACCCAGACCGGAGGCGACACCGGCGAAGGAGGAACGACGACCGACGCGGCCGGCGACCGGTCGCCCGCGCTCGACGACGACCTCGAAAAGGTCGCCGAGGACAGGTAG
- a CDS encoding thiolase family protein: MADDTTPVIAKAVRTPQGKEDGVFADVRSEDLSVPLINTILEETGLSGEDIDDLMWGVAQQREEQDNNVARVIALLSDLGESVPAASINRWCASSMQAIISASDAIRAGQRTAIIAGGVENMSRTPMSQGYGNVHPRMSELYNVGELSMGMTAEKVAEEYGISREQQDEYALESQRRAAEATDSGRFDDEIVPIETDEGLVEEDEGIRRDTSMEALAGLPTVFRSDGTVTPGNASQISDGASATLVTSEAFAENHDLEIMAYVGDNNVAGVDPTVMGIGPVPATRGLLERTGESIDEFDLVELNEAFASQTVYSRDELGVDPEKFNVNGGAIALGHPLGASGARLPVTLVHEMEKRDAEKGLATLCVGFGQGAAITFERK; the protein is encoded by the coding sequence ATGGCAGACGATACCACTCCAGTCATCGCGAAGGCCGTCCGAACGCCCCAGGGCAAGGAGGACGGCGTGTTCGCGGACGTGCGTAGCGAGGACCTCTCGGTTCCGCTCATAAACACCATCCTGGAGGAAACCGGCCTCTCCGGCGAGGACATTGACGACCTGATGTGGGGCGTCGCCCAGCAGCGCGAGGAGCAGGACAACAACGTCGCGCGGGTCATCGCGCTCCTCTCGGACCTCGGCGAGAGCGTCCCCGCCGCTTCCATCAACCGCTGGTGCGCCTCCTCGATGCAGGCCATCATCAGCGCGAGCGACGCGATTCGCGCCGGCCAGCGCACCGCCATCATCGCCGGCGGCGTCGAGAACATGAGCCGAACCCCGATGAGCCAGGGGTACGGCAACGTCCACCCCCGGATGTCCGAACTCTACAACGTCGGCGAACTCTCGATGGGGATGACCGCCGAGAAGGTCGCCGAGGAGTACGGCATCTCGCGCGAACAGCAGGACGAGTACGCGCTCGAGAGCCAGCGCCGCGCCGCCGAGGCCACCGACTCCGGACGGTTCGACGACGAAATCGTCCCCATCGAAACCGACGAGGGCCTGGTCGAGGAGGACGAGGGCATCCGCCGTGATACCAGCATGGAAGCCCTCGCGGGGCTTCCGACGGTGTTCCGGAGCGACGGGACGGTCACGCCGGGCAACGCCTCCCAGATCTCCGACGGCGCGTCCGCGACCCTCGTCACGAGCGAGGCGTTCGCCGAGAACCACGACCTCGAAATCATGGCCTACGTCGGCGACAACAACGTCGCAGGCGTCGACCCCACCGTGATGGGCATCGGTCCGGTGCCGGCGACCCGCGGCCTGCTCGAACGCACCGGCGAGTCCATCGACGAGTTCGACCTGGTGGAACTCAACGAGGCGTTCGCCAGCCAGACCGTCTACTCCCGGGACGAACTCGGCGTCGACCCCGAGAAGTTCAACGTCAACGGCGGCGCCATCGCGCTCGGCCACCCGCTGGGCGCGTCGGGTGCGCGCCTGCCCGTGACGCTCGTCCACGAGATGGAGAAGCGCGACGCGGAGAAGGGCCTGGCGACGCTCTGCGTCGGCTTCGGCCAAGGCGCGGCCATCACGTTCGAGCGGAAGTAA